The genomic stretch ACAGATTCTCCATCGGCGGACGCGGCGCGGGCGCAGCCGGGCGCGGCGCCGGCGCAGCGGGCGCGGCCTGGACGGGCTCGGCAGCCTGGGGCGCGGACGCTTCCTCGTGCCCAGCACCCTGCGGCCCGAGGACGCGGCGGCGCTTCACTTCCACCACCACGGTGTTCGAACGGCCATGGCTGAAGCTCTGCTTCACCTTGCCCGTCTCGACAGTGCGCTTCAGCCCCAGCGGCGCGCGCATGCCCAGTTTCGGCTTATCGTTATCGGTGTCGCTCATGCGGCTGCCTAAAGTCCTTCAATCTGTCGTTCGTCGTGCGGCACGTCCGAAGAATGCGCCGTTGCTCCCTGCGAGCCTGTTTCGCAAGGCTTGGGAGCGGGTTCGGGTCCGATAAAGTGCAGCCACCGGTCGAGCGCGTCGCCCACCCTCGCAGCCGCTTTGGAGTCGGTCAGGCCGACATGTACCACATTTTCGCGTCCAAGCGCCAAGGACAATATGGTGCGCGAGACGGGCAATGTTAACCCCTTGAGGTTGCTGCCCTCGCGATCCGATCCGACGCGCCATGCCTGGGCGAGTTTGCCCGCGCCATCCTCGCCCGCATCGCAGGCGTGGAGGAGCAGATGGAGCTTGCCCGATCGCGCCGCCACCGCCAGCTTTTCGCCGCCGGTCAGCAGGCTTCCCGACTTGGCCTCGAGCCCCAGCCGGTCGAGCGCACCGCGCTGGAGCGCCGCCGCGATGCGTTCGCCCAGATCATCGGGGATGCGCAGCTCGCCGGTCTTGAACGCCCGCGCGAGCGCGCCCTTCAGCTTGCCCTTTTTCTGCGCGGCTTCCAGCTCGGCGCGCGTCACGCCGATCCACGCGCCACGGCCCGGAGCCTTGGCGCGCACATCGGGCAAAATCTCGCCGTCGGGCGACAGCGCGAGGCGCACGAGATGGTCGCGCGCGTCATGCTCGCCCGAAAGGATGCAGCGGCGGAGGGGACCCTCCGCCACGTCATCCGCGCGGTTTACGCGAGCGGTATCATTGTTCGGATTCCGCAACTGCGTCCTCCGAACTTGCGGCCGGGGCCGCGTCTTCGTCTTCGAACCAATGCGCGCGGGCGGCCATGATGATCTCGTTGCCCTGCTCGTCGCTCAGCCCATATTCGGCCAGGACGCCGCCCTTGTCCTCGGCGCGCTTGGGCGCGTCCTCGTTGCGGCGGCGCGGTTCCTGGCGCTTCTTCTGGACCAGCTCGTCGGTGGCGAGATCGGCCAGGTCGTCGAGCGTCTTGATCCCCGCCTTGCCGAGCGTGACCAGCATCGCCTCGGTCAGATAGGGGATGGCCGACAGATCGTCGGACACGCCGAGCGCGCGGCGCGCCTCGCGATTGGCTTCCTCGCGGCGGTCGAGCGCTTCCTGCGCGCGGCTCTGCAGCTCGTCGACCAGTTCCTCGAGACCCTCGATCGAGGCCAGCTCGTCGGCCTCGACATAGGCGACTTCCTCGAGCGCGGTGAAGCCCTCGGCGACCAGCAGCTGCGCCAGCGTCTCGTCGACGTCGAGTTCCTTCTCGAACATCGCCGAACGCTCGACGAATTCCTTCTGGCGCTTCTCGCTGGCATCGGCCTCGGTCAGGATGTCGATCGCCTTGCCGGTCAGCTGGCTGGCGAGGCGGACATTCTGGCCGCGGCGACCGATCGCCAGGCTGAGCTGGTCGTCGGGGACCACCACTTCGATGCGGTCATCCTCTTCGTCGATCACGACGCGGCTGACATTGGCGGGCTGGAGCGCGTTCACGACGAAGGTCGCGGTGTCGGGCGACCAGGGGATGATGTCGATCTTCTCGCCCTGCATTTCCTGGACGACTGCCTGGACGCGGCTGCCCTTCATGCCGACGCACGCGCCGACCGGATCGATGCCGCTGTCATGGCTGATCACGCCGATCTTCGCACGGCTGCCCGGATCGCGGGCCGCGGCCTTGATCTCGATGATGCCGTCGTAGATTTCGGGGACTTCCTGCGCGAACAGCTTCTTCATGAAGTCGGGGTGCGCGCGGCTGAGGAATATCTGCGGCCCGCGATTTTCGCGGCGGACGTTGAGGATGATCGAGCGGACGCGATCGCCGACGCGGACGACTTCGCGCGGGATCTGCTGGTCGCGGCGGATCACGCCCTCGGCGCGGCCCAGGTCGACGACGACATGGCCGAACTCGACGCGCTTGACGACACCGGTGATGATCTCACCCATGCGATCCTTGAATTCCTCGAACTGGCGATCGCGCTCGGCGTCGCGCACCTTCTGGAAGATGATCTGCTTCGATGCCTGCGCCTGGATGCGGCCGAATTCGATCGGGGGCAGCGGATCGACGATATAGTCGCCGACGACGGCGCCCTTTTGCAGCTTCTGCGCGTCCTTGACCGAGACCTGCTTGAAATAATCATCGACCGCCTCGACGACTTCGACGACGCGCCACAACCGCAGGTCGCCCGAGACGGGGTCCAGCTTTGCGCGGATGTCGTTTTCGATGCCGTAGCGATTCTTGGCGGCGCGCTGGATCGCGTCTTCCATCGCCTCGATCACGATGGCGCGGTCGATCAGCTTTTCCTTGGCGACCGAATCGGCAATCGCGATCAGTTCGGCCTTGTTCGCGGAAATGGCAGTGGCCATCCTTGTTACCCTTCTACTTGTGCGTCGTCGGACGCATCGGCGTCGTCGATTTCTTCGAATTCCTCGGCCCCATCGGCCGAAAGCGGCGCCGTCGCGGCGAGCAGCGCGTCGGTCATCAGCAGCTTGGCGTCGGCGACCTGCGCGAACGGCAGCGTCACTTCGCGATGCTTGCGGACGTCGATCATGATCTGGCCGTCGGCGGCGCCCACCAATATGCCGGTGAGCTGCTTGCGATTATCCTCGGTCGGCTCGGTCAGGTTGATCCGCGCCTCATGCCCCTTCCAGTCCTCGAAATCCTGGAGCCGCGTCAGCGGGCGGTCGATCCCCGGCGAGCTGACTTCGAGCCGATAGGCATGGTCGATCGGGTCGCGACCCTCGGCCTCCAGCGCGTCGAGCTGTTCGGAGATGCGGCGCGACAGCGCGGCGCAATCCTCGATCGTGAGCTGGCGCGTATCGGGGCGCTCGGCCATCACCTGCAACGTCGGATCGCTGACCCCGCCGAACATCTTGACGCGCACGAGCGCCAGCCCGAGCGCCTGCGCCTCGGGTTCGATCAGCCTGGTCAGTAGGGCGATGTCCGCCATGCAGTCTCCGGTACAGGGATAAGCCGCTTCCGCGACCGCACCCGGTGGGTGCGGCCTCGATCATGTTTGACGATGTCGAGAAAGCAGGTGCGATATACGCGCTTGGCCCGATGGGAGCAAGGGGTTCCGGCACGGCGGATGCGATGCGACTTGACGCGGCCCTGCGCGTTACCGAGGCTGATCCCCGAAAAGGAGCGATTCCCGATGCCGAACCTTGCCCGCCTGACGCTACCCGCCTTCGCGCTGCTCGCGGCGTGCAATCCGCAATCCGAGGCCGAGGCGCAGGAAAACGCCGCGGCGCCGACGGGACTGCCCTTCACGGTGACGCAGATCGCGGATTTCGACTCGCCCTGGGCAATGACGTTCCTGCCCGACGGGCGGATGCTGGTGACCGAGAAGGCAGGCACGTTGCTGCTCGTCTCCGCCGACGGCAAGGCGCGCAGCGCGGTTGCGGGCATACCTGCGGTCGATTCGGCGGGCCAGGGCGGGCTGATGGACGTCGTCCTCCATCCGAAATTCGCGCAGAACCGGCTGGTCTATTTCAGCTATTCGGAAGCAAACGCGCAGGGGCTGAAGGGCGTGGTGCTGGCGCGCGGGACGCTGAGCGACGGCGCATCGCCTGCGC from Sphingomonas hengshuiensis encodes the following:
- a CDS encoding DUF448 domain-containing protein, with the translated sequence MAEGPLRRCILSGEHDARDHLVRLALSPDGEILPDVRAKAPGRGAWIGVTRAELEAAQKKGKLKGALARAFKTGELRIPDDLGERIAAALQRGALDRLGLEAKSGSLLTGGEKLAVAARSGKLHLLLHACDAGEDGAGKLAQAWRVGSDREGSNLKGLTLPVSRTILSLALGRENVVHVGLTDSKAAARVGDALDRWLHFIGPEPAPKPCETGSQGATAHSSDVPHDERQIEGL
- the nusA gene encoding transcription termination factor NusA produces the protein MATAISANKAELIAIADSVAKEKLIDRAIVIEAMEDAIQRAAKNRYGIENDIRAKLDPVSGDLRLWRVVEVVEAVDDYFKQVSVKDAQKLQKGAVVGDYIVDPLPPIEFGRIQAQASKQIIFQKVRDAERDRQFEEFKDRMGEIITGVVKRVEFGHVVVDLGRAEGVIRRDQQIPREVVRVGDRVRSIILNVRRENRGPQIFLSRAHPDFMKKLFAQEVPEIYDGIIEIKAAARDPGSRAKIGVISHDSGIDPVGACVGMKGSRVQAVVQEMQGEKIDIIPWSPDTATFVVNALQPANVSRVVIDEEDDRIEVVVPDDQLSLAIGRRGQNVRLASQLTGKAIDILTEADASEKRQKEFVERSAMFEKELDVDETLAQLLVAEGFTALEEVAYVEADELASIEGLEELVDELQSRAQEALDRREEANREARRALGVSDDLSAIPYLTEAMLVTLGKAGIKTLDDLADLATDELVQKKRQEPRRRNEDAPKRAEDKGGVLAEYGLSDEQGNEIIMAARAHWFEDEDAAPAASSEDAVAESEQ
- the rimP gene encoding ribosome maturation protein RimP produces the protein MADIALLTRLIEPEAQALGLALVRVKMFGGVSDPTLQVMAERPDTRQLTIEDCAALSRRISEQLDALEAEGRDPIDHAYRLEVSSPGIDRPLTRLQDFEDWKGHEARINLTEPTEDNRKQLTGILVGAADGQIMIDVRKHREVTLPFAQVADAKLLMTDALLAATAPLSADGAEEFEEIDDADASDDAQVEG